The genomic segment GCCTGTTTCGAAAACAGGCCTGATCCCTTTTTTACAGGGATGGCCTGTTCTTTTTGTCTAAGCTATTGTTTATGCTTCATGCCGACCGGAGTAAAAGATCCACAACTTGCCAGCGGCAGGGATTTCCTTATCACCGGGAGCCAAGATGGAAACCTGAGTCTGTCAGTCACCTTCTTTCTGACCGCTTTCTTTCTAAATATAGTTCATTTACGGTAAAATAGGAGAGCAGAAGGTGATGCAGAGTGAAGATGGACAGGATGAAACGAAAATACGCAGATCGACGAGGCTGGAGAAGAATCATCAAGAGCCGGATATACAGGAAAATCTTTATGTGGCCGGACTTTCACGGCGAGGCGGTATTGATTCAGTTTGATGCCGTTAAAGCTCCATTGTCTGTATTATATGAAGGGGTTCGGACGAAAACAGTGGACCGGGGATATTCGTGGCTGCAGCTGTTTCCGGATGAAACCTCTGACTTTGTGTTAACCGTGATGTTCAATCATCACCGCCAGCTTGTTCAGTGTTATTTCGATGTGATTAATCGCCGCGGGCGGGGGATGGACGGTATCCTGTGGTTCGATGACCTTTACCTGGATCTGATCCTCTTCCCGGACCATAAATGCTATCTTGTAGATGAAAATGAACTGAATGAAGCCCTTGAGTCCGGCATTATCACGCCCTCTATGTATAATCGGGCCTGGCATACAGCGCGGCAGCTTGAGACCTTTGTCAAAAGAGATCCGGACTATTATCTTGAACTTGCCCGGCAAATCCGGTCCACATTCCCATGATATATAGTGATGCCCGGTCATTTGTCACGACTGCTGAATAGCCTATCATAACTGCCAGAATACAGGTGGAGATGACCGTGGAGGAATGGAATGCAGCAATAAAAAGAAAGATCGGATTTGCATCACTGACGATTGGGAAAGTCATGAGTTCACTCGGCAAATCACCCGGCTTTTGTTTTAGCAGTACGACGCAGGATCAGCTGATCTATTCGGGAAGCCTCATTCAGACAGGCGGGGGCGCCCTGATACTCGATCAGATGAATGCGCAGGAAAATCCTGTTTTATACGAAGAAGTCCTCATGCTGAACATGATTGGGTATGGGGTTTTCGCATTCAGTCTTCTCCAGGATATTGAGGATAATATCTTATTAATCAGACAGGCTCTTTCCAGCAACCTGAGGGATGTTGTTGGCGCCCTGATTTTTCTTACGGACCGGGGCACCTGGGAAAGCCCCGGTTCATGGAT from the Sporolactobacillus sp. Y61 genome contains:
- a CDS encoding DUF402 domain-containing protein, with amino-acid sequence MDRMKRKYADRRGWRRIIKSRIYRKIFMWPDFHGEAVLIQFDAVKAPLSVLYEGVRTKTVDRGYSWLQLFPDETSDFVLTVMFNHHRQLVQCYFDVINRRGRGMDGILWFDDLYLDLILFPDHKCYLVDENELNEALESGIITPSMYNRAWHTARQLETFVKRDPDYYLELARQIRSTFP